A single genomic interval of Mycosarcoma maydis chromosome 8, whole genome shotgun sequence harbors:
- a CDS encoding exonuclease REC1: protein MPAEGACDAASLMTLTATLSDVTGLANLLKSVAIQTHAVVIASSSGLEIITELNRTLQAHAYLYSHMFDSYRFENAQDDVRGSTSLQARSRPKKRSKLTSKHAETADSQSSAASSDHESGQSQAHTKKRFRANSHSYAQEADRVHDEPDSVSFEVNLQTWISCLNIFGGVGPSRPHSSSSGLPGFRPEQGSAEAPPGGRGYQRTRYGVADAYGAERGTSVERGFDRNPFSSSAKATRMKLSYQGHGNPLVLELEQDANVLTRVSMSTYEPSFLTDMVFEPQNMVAQVIVASELMQSAFTEIDASCKKLSILITSPHSLSTYDGDQRTEAPAPTNRNTSASMLKFRAISDTGSSEMEFPASLTSSDPTGVIEKFVALPGSSEQWYDFTLLSRTMSVLRSSIKTSLRMDEAGLISFQFMMPKYRRAAAAGAPLTNAAAGQAAHEDEQDAFCEFLCCPLDTSTLIV, encoded by the exons ATGCCGGCCGAGGGAGCTTGCGATGCTGCATCTCTCATGACGCTGACAGCTACTTTGTCCGATGTCACGGGTCTTGCCAACTTGCTCAAGTCGGTTGCCATTCAGACTCATGCCGTAGTCATCGCCTCAAGTTCGGGCCTCGAGATCATCACTGAGCTCAATCGCACGCTGCAAGCTCACGCTTACCTCTATTCGCACATGTTTGACTCCTACCGCTTTGAAAacgctcaagacgatgTCCGAGGCTCAACATCATTGCAAGCCCGTTCAAGACCAAAGAAGCGCTCCAAACTGACATCCAAACACGCCGAGACAGCCGACTCTCAATCTTCTGCCGCCTCGTccgatcacgaatctggTCAATCACAGGCTCACACGAAAAAGCGTTTCAGAGCAAACTCTCATTCATACGCTCAAGAGGCCGACAGAGTTCACGACGAGCCAGACAGTGTCTCGTTCGAAGTCAACCTCCAAACTTGGATCTCTTGCCTCAATATCTTCGGCGGCGTAGGACCCTCTCGTCCGCACAGCTCCTCCAGCGGCCTTCCTGGCTTCCGACCAGAACAGGGCAGTGCTGAAGCTCCACCAGGTGGGCGAGGATATCAACGCACACGTTACGGTGTTGCTGACGCTTACGGTGCTGAACGTGGTACCTCCGTCGAACGTGGATTTGATCGTAATCCcttctcgtcgtctgcaAAGGCCACGCGGATGAAACTCAGCTATCAAGGTCATGGTAATCCACTcgttctcgagcttgagcaagaCGCCAACGTATTGACGCGTGTATCTATGTCGACATACGAACCCAGCTTCCTCACAGATATGGTCTTTGAACCGCAGAATATGGTGGCTCAAGTCATTGTTGCATCCGAGCTCATGCAATCTGCCTTTACTGAGATTGATGCCAGCTGCAAGAAACTCTCGATCCTCATCACATCGCCCCACTCATTATCGACGTATGACGGTGATCAGCGCACAGAGGCTCCGGCACCCACCAACAGGAACACTTCAGCCAGCATGCTCAAGTTCAGGGCCATCTCGGATACCGGATCGTCAGAAATGGAGTTCCCAGCCAGTCTCACCTCATCTGACCCTACGGGCGTTATAGAGAAATTCGTAGCCCTGcctggcagcagcgaacAATGGTACGACTTCACATTGCTCTCACGAACCATGTCTGTCTTGCGATCGTCGATAAAGACCTCTCTCCGAATGGACGAGGCTGGTCTCATTAGCTTTCAGTTTATGATGCCAAAATATCGACGTGCCGCCGCAGCGGGTGCGCCACTAAcaaacgctgctgctggccaGGCTGCACATGAAGATGAGCAAGACGCCTTCTGCGAGTTCCTG TGCTGTCCGCTCGATACAAGTACCTTAATCGTGTGA
- a CDS encoding uncharacterized protein (related to 3-phytase A precursor): MRQWKPALLALAGTLGYGTSLWPHTQNGLPVDPQVLTSFGAWSFYVPGGDVGRYGISSQPFSGCEVEQVSLLMRHDFRGPSKGVGTGIATMISKLVNASSADDAPSKFSFGDGQPHPELEFLSRLKQDYEPVTPELLTAYGEADARASGYRFKNRYGHLLGHKDWYNGPVNQSLPVFVRTTDQSRVNVTSWAFSEGFLGMNWRQRLQAPLLTVPDSLANFNNSLAVGTCPFSNNDTSSDDAFAAWNKIWLPKVVQRLQHALPSLNLTTSDVQAMQNACPFQSAYLGHLSPFCAIFSLHEWELYSYAQDLQQYENAGYGGPLGRAWSVGWVNELLARLTDMPVKDHTTTNTTLDANNLTFPLGLPVYLDFTHDTQLTSAIAVMGLLRDKLDTTSYPRRDRLWNAAHIVPMGGRLEIERLRCKKTPHKYVRLTLNDAVLPLSGLKECSVQTQGRMHAAAGLCRLDDFVASQSFAQAGGNWKNCYL; the protein is encoded by the coding sequence ATGCGTCAATGGAAACCTGCATTACTTGCGCTGGCTGGTACTCTGGGCTACGGAACCTCGCTGTGGCCACATACCCAGAATGGTCTACCGGTCGATCCGCAAGTCCTCACCAGCTTTGGAGCGTGGTCTTTTTACGTTCCGGGCGGCGATGTTGGGCGCTACGGTATTTCCAGCCAGCCCTTTTCAGGTTGCGAAGTCGAACAGGTCAGCCTCTTGATGCGACACGACTTTCGGGGTCCTTCAAAAGGTGTAGGAACAGGCATCGCCACCATGATCTCGAAGCTAGTCAATGCCAGCAGTGCTGACGATGCACCGTCCAAGTTCAGCTTCGGCGACGGACAGCCACATCCAGAGCTCGAATTTTTGTCCAGATTGAAGCAAGACTACGAACCAGTGACACCCGAACTGCTCACCGCGTATGGAGAGGCCGATGCTCGCGCTAGCGGCTACAGATTCAAGAACAGATATGGTCATTTGCTTGGCCACAAAGATTGGTACAACGGCCCCGTCAACCAAAGTTTGCCCGTGTTTGTCAGGACTACGGACCAAAGCAGAGTCAATGTGACGAGTTGGGCCTTCTCGGAAGGCTTCTTGGGAATGAATTGGCGTCAGCGCCTACAAGCTCCACTCTTGACAGTTCCGGACAGTCTGGCAAATTTCAACAATTCACTCGCCGTTGGAACCTGTCCTTTCTCGAACAACGATACATCTTCGGATGATGCTTTCGCAGCGTGGAACAAAATCTGGCTTCCCAAAGTTGTtcagcggctgcagcaTGCGCTGCCCAGCTTGAATCTGACTACGTCGGACGTGCAAGCGATGCAAAATGCTTGTCCGTTCCAGTCGGCCTacctcggccatctttCGCCATTTTGCGCCATTTTTTCGCTGCACGAATGGGAGCTCTACTCGTATGCCCAGGATCTGCAGCAGTACGAAAATGCAGGATACGGCGGACCCCTTGGAAGGGCATGGAGTGTCGGTTGGGTGaacgagcttcttgctcgactAACTGATATGCCTGTCAAGGAccacaccaccaccaacactACGCTCGATGCCAACAATCTGACCTTCCCGCTTGGACTGCCAGTCTACCTCGACTTTACACACGACACCCAGCTCACCTCGGCCATTGCTGTCATGGGGTTGCTCAGGGACAAACTTGACACAACAAGCTATCCGAGAAGGGACAGGCTGTGGAATGCAGCACACATTGTGCCTATGGGTGGTCGTCTCGAAATTGAGCGGCTGAGGTGCAAGAAAACGCCACATAAGTATGTCCGTCTTACTTTGAACGATGCAGTGCTTCCGCTATCGGGCTTGAAGGAGTGCAGCGTTCAGACGCAGGGCAGGATGCACGCTGCGGCAGGGCTATGCAGGTTAGACGATTTTGTAGCTAGCCAAAGCTtcgctcaagcaggcgGCAACTGGAAGAATTGCTACCTGTGA
- a CDS encoding snoRNA-binding rRNA-processing protein UTP10 (related to UTP10 - nucleolar protein, component of the small subunit processome), giving the protein MTSSLAAQLANVRSLNAERLTSSASLVKHTSYLFPPKTAAQQDLFTVHALGASGWTELSAENASLQRWSQSSLLFGDESRSMDRLMLPKEENDTIDKAVDEFLHLAAPFLLSKGASKCLEWLVRRFRVHEFSVEHVLAAFLPYHDTQQFARMLSICKLDGKPHLQFLLSVKKTASPLPAGVLHTAILAPATTTASLDLLRWISGLLANDVSYQLQVSPHRALVNFWTSTLVQICAARSRPDDNQQLAGLSKSTSNSKKSTKTRAADAQAILTILLPSAVRVAGTASLGQDAQMGGFMLLCTISQSFPLSKEAIQGVLTSLAKLLSTSHVVPAVNRALIACAFALCASPIATSDPLTTQSTSADRLIPDSLTAVLVSSTDASNCIGALAKSYDARAFLAHFIAALTARLSHAPSADLLSAILRGPAVQDNLCIQASELLLRLRLGASVGSSQAQDTAFEAHFVNDAVNEAHRNRLRVLQTVRNRKPHVFDTALHNCTRKHQSEAVIAAIWQTVQAVLAIESGIPLQDASQGKHDEQGRSDILWLSIHSADASQRCLALKQLFKDIKEGRALPQDTMVREALHARIQDSSIDVLQILYSQPAAVLNAFDARTLLTMIAEALDEGRIAVDRFTQHLSFLLNPYLKEHADANDQVARRAVWPHLLHSPSRLANASSAIKLLSQSSNTNGVLSLIASFAAKYEDPTHVNDAIARAVAAHLVSVSAEDRKDWVDFLTSTARPSQTTATASRDLALLSLIHLSDKIAGDDLVSLSETILRNVVLPSLTVLGAPTAEHLQQLSSLTLNDALTSLQHVKQLETLFKHAATEQSAILLVNHLLVQLVRRAEVPAFDTYLTSQVSPELQRAKTILTSLYSVINTAPLPTSLSKLLLRILLFKLGDSSLPFLASIWTNTSGSYTAAVRLAALRHADAYLQAQVQAISQQEARDFQVVVPLLLTALADAEAAIRLAAIACLAHILAICKYAGDLAKASKKKAKELDIFGYESFHGAATSDPMQYIDLVSLAPYLEQIIESKSAFRNDAALLPRLHGELLQIGRQDGRKEVGHKHAMVCFIVSHILCIDSLPSRLVLLQSLSRVSDAAKLEMLLPLIREVVEGNVATATNGLRNVEDRELYLELLFASYDRGCRDVVEQAASGAWPLYLKALEGRDGKRQVQKAAVRALDKAGLFATLSPIMRKESYLHLASVVADPSVPASPEVASALRELKVDSAILIAVLSELREAITSKALSGPESKRARTSLSSDETMKRTCAILAAVLESAVGSRLMCTPALLYELFEVLRVAVDLHSGLLATNGEHMMQLAMSCIEKLVGSLPKSAATIPAEIAQALRADTIVSVIKSSNNPQTFQHALLLLSKIASIAPETVLHNVMPIFTFVGSTVLQRDDAFSFSVVEKVLQSIVPALVNSFRASDAAKKSKFALLCEARAFVRIFTDAAAHVPRHRRQTFFRLLVDILGADDFAAAVAMLLVDRSAHKIVKQSRSDAEQTLQLPLAVVSPHSAMVQVRVLHQVWEEVLRIWANRDETESLSELVFLDRAGRLDKEHVDHESEPLRQIQALIMLIRQVLVSKAFADQMGKVASNQIGEELETFIRLALETVASVRSSQPTIAGLALEVLDAAMPFAPVDNVLAVVSGLVEGQDVAHRTSGFSLFASRVGAMSPTSTDRAAVAAYTPTIVKEAIEVIATSLATPPAGADAESLRQAALDALKTVSSSAQTAEHATLASALPTLIKLGKTSAESERVQRAVPWAARISVFSITRRLATKLGPRLIPHIAALVPFCLSVISRSASATVGSADAVQDESENEKGRAAAAGVNSNKAVLRTGALDTLTGLFGSVSTFMSSYVAQIIRMSISPELKKAMSSVSGSSTASERSLNLLVSTLIRKTVANQLFEATFKVWDQELAVAENDDAVERLVGISEFLGRALRQSDREAISATYKLVYRFLLRALDLGRINVAGNGKLSRASIARIETSLVSLPFMRMVLKLNEASFRPLFMRMFDWAVLDLVDGDEVDVHSEETDAIVARQVVLFKTFNALSETLRSLVSSYYAVLLDQVIELLSTWSKLAARATVAHQSMQRELWNEVMRSIQLSAKHDEGIFWNPSRVAKIIGPILDQMNLLNASWNDKKRFIEAEEFVGAVAPVVVGLLNNVNDQATLKLFNSSLLQRASATRATNSSLIRSTATQLLTHMWAAQNDQLLALVPETIAQLSELLEDDHQPIVAYANQFRSHIEAALGESLESYLT; this is encoded by the coding sequence ATgacctcgtcgcttgctgctcagctcgccaacgTGCGCTCGCTTAATGCGGAGCGACTCACTTCGTCAGCATCACTGGTCAAACACACTTCGTACCTCTTTCCTCCCAAaacagcagcgcagcaggaTCTGTTCACCGTACACGCGCTTGGAGCCAGCGGATGGACAGAGCTCTCGGCTGAAAATGCGTCTTTGCAAAGATGGTCGCAGTCTTCGCTCCTCTTTGGAGACGAGAGCAGAAGTATGGACCGACTGATGCTGCCCAAAGAGGAGAATGACACCATCGACAAGGCTGTAGACGAGTTTCTTCATCTCGCCGCACCCTTTCTGCTCTCCAAGGGCGCATCCAAGTGTCTCGAATGGCTCGTTCGACGTTTCCGCGTTCACGAattcagcgtcgagcatgtACTTGCCGCCTTTTTGCCATACCACGACACGCAGCAGTTTGCACGTATGCTCTCCATCTGCAAGCTAGATGGCAAACCACACTTGCAATTTCTGTTATCCGTCAAAAAGACCGCCAGCCCTCTTCCTGCTGGCGTCTTGCACACTGCTATCCTCGCGCCCGCTACCACCACTGCTAGCTTGGATCTTCTGCGTTGGATCTCGGGACTCCTCGCCAATGACGTCTCCTACCAGCTCCAAGTGTCCCCACACCGTGCGCTCGTCAACTTCTGGACTTCGACCTTGGTCCAGATTTGCGCCGCCCGCTCCCGACCCGACGATAATCAGCAGCTCGCTGGCCTGTCCaaatcgacgagcaactcgaaaaagtcgaccaAGACTCGCGCAGCAGATGCCCAGGCCATCCTCACCATCCTGCTGCCATCCGCGGTCAGGGTGGCCGGTACCGCTTCACTGGGCCAGGATGCACAGATGGGAGGTTTCATGTTACTTTGCACTATCTCTCAGTCCTTCCCACTCAGCAAAGAGGCTATTCAGGGCGTCTTGACCAGTttggcaaagctgctgtCCACGTCTCATGTCGTCCCTGCAGTCAATCGCGCCCTCAtcgcttgcgctttcgCCCTATGTGCAAGCCCGATTGCGACTTCCGACCCTCTTACGACCCAGTCTACGTCTGCTGATCGACTGATTCCAGATAGTTTGACAGCAGTGCTTGTGTCATCGACAGATGCCAGCAATTGCATCGGTGCGCTTGCCAAATCGTATGACGCCCGTGCCTTTTTGGCTCACTTTATCGCTGCCCTAACGGCTCGTCTCTCGCATGCGCCATCCGCTGATCTGCTCAGTGCCATTCTGCGTGGTCCAGCAGTTCAAGACAATCTCTGCATCCAAGCTAGCGAGTTGCTCCTTCGTCTCCGTCTGGGCGCCTCTGTCGGCTCGTCTCAAGCCCAGGATACTGCTTTCGAAGCGCACTTTGTCAACGATGCCGTCAACGAAGCCCACAGGAACCGGCTACGTGTTCTGCAAACTGTGCGAAACCGCAAGCCGCACGTCTTCGATACGGCTTTGCACAATTGCACACGCAAACATCAGTCGGAAGCCGTTATTGCCGCTATCTGGCAGACAGTGCAGGCGGTCCTGGCCATTGAGTCGGGTATTCCCCTGCAAGATGCTTCTCAAGGCAAACACGACGAACAAGGTCGATCTGATATCCTTTGGCTCTCGATCCACTCTGCTGACGCCTCGCAACGCTGCCTCGCACTCAAGCAGCTCTTCAAGGACATCAAGGAAGGCCGTGCTTTGCCACAGGACACCATGGTCAGAGAAGCTCTGCATGCGCGCATCCAAGACTCGTCCATCGACGTCCTTCAAATCCTCTACTCGCAGCCTGCCGCTGTCCTCAACGCATTTGATGCGCGTACCCTGCTGACGATGATTGCAGAAGCTCTAGACGAGGGCCGAATTGCCGTCGATCGCTTCACCCAGCATCTCTCCTTTCTTCTCAACCCTTATCTCAAAGAGCATGCCGACGCAAACGACCAAGtggctcgacgagcagtCTGGCCTCACTTGTTGCATAGCCCATCTCGCCTTGCCAATGCTAGCTCGGCCATCAAGTTGCTTTCtcagagcagcaacaccaacggcgtgctgagcttgatcgCATCCTTTGCCGCCAAATATGAAGATCCCACCCACGTGAATGATGCTATTGCACGCGCTGTGGCCGCTCATCTtgtctcggtctcggcagAAGACCGAAAGGATTGGGTCGACTTCCTCACTTCAACCGCACGACCATCGCAGACTACGGCCACTGCCTCGAGGGATCTTGCTTTGCTATCTCTGATTCATCTCTCCGACAAGATCGCAGGTGATGACCTTGTCTCGCTTTCCGAGACCATCCTTCGAAACGTGGTGTTGCCTTCGCTCACCGTGTTGGGTGCTCCGACTGCAGAGCACTTACAGCAGCTGTCGTCGCTTACTCTCAATGACGCTCTTACGTCTCTGCAACacgtcaagcagctcgaaacGCTCTTCAAGCATGCTGCTACGGAACAAAGCGCTATACTGCTGGTCAACCATCTTCTTGTCCAGCTCGTTCGCCGCGCCGAGGTTCCTGCCTTTGACACCTACTTGACCTCGCAAGTGTCGCCAGAATTGCAGCGCGCAAAGACCATCTTGACAAGCCTGTACTCGGTCATCAACACGGCTCCACTTCCGACTTCGCTGTCCAAGTTGCTGTTGCGGATTCTGCTCTTCAAGCTCGGTGATTCCAGCCTGCCTTTCCTTGCGTCCATCTGGACCAACACCTCGGGCTCTTACACTGCCGCTGTGCGACTGGCCGCCCTTCGTCATGCTGATGCTTACTTGCAAGCCCAGGTGCAAGCGATTTCTCAGCAAGAGGCAAGGGACTTTCAGGTCGTTGTTCCGCTTCTGCTCACCGCTCTCGCAGACGCAGAGGCTGCTATTCGACTTGCTGCCATTGCTTGTCTTGCACACATCCTTGCAATCTGCAAGTACGCCGGAGACCTCGCCAAGGCAtccaagaagaaagccaaggagctcgacattTTTGGCTACGAGTCGTTCCACGGTGCTGCAACCTCAGACCCAATGCAGTACATCGATCTTGTCTCGCTAGCTCCTTATCTAGAACAAATTATCGAGAGCAAGTCTGCTTTCCGTAACGATGCcgctctgctgcctcggcTGCATGGCGAGCTTCTTCAGATCGGTCGACAGGATGGACGCAAAGAAGTCGGACACAAGCACGCCATGGTCTGCTTCATAGTCTCCCACATTCTGTGCATCGACTCCCTCCCCAGTCGGCTAGTGCTGTTGCAGTCGCTTTCCAGAGTCAGCGAcgcagccaagctcgagatgctgctgccgctcaTTCGCGAAGTTGTCGAAGGCAACGTGGCTACGGCCACCAATGGACTTCGCAATGTCGAAGACCGCGAGCTGTACCTCGAGCTCCTGTTTGCTTCTTACGACCGAGGCTGCCGTGATGTCGTCGAACAGGCTGCCAGCGGGGCTTGGCCACTCTACCTGAAGGCGCTGGAGGGCAGGGACGGCAAGCGACAGGTGCAAAAGGCAGCCGTCCGAGCACTCGACAAGGCAGGTCTGTTCGCCACTCTGTCGCCCATCATGCGAAAGGAGAGCTACCTGCACCTGGCAAGCGTCGTTGCCGACCCGTCGGTGCCGGCCTCTCCCGAAGTTGCGTCTGCGCTGCGCGAGCTTAAGGTGGACTCTGCCATCTTGATCGCCGTCCTCTCCGAGCTGCGCGAGGCCATCACCTCCAAGGCACTCAGCGGTCCCGAATCGAAGCGCGCACGCACATCGCTGAGTTCGGACGAGACGATGAAGCGCACTTGCGCCATTCTTGCGGCCGTGCTCGAGTCGGCTGTGGGAAGCAGACTCATGTGCACCCCTGCTTTGCTCTACGAGCTCTTTGAGGTTCTTCGCGTCGCTGTTGACTTGCACtctggcttgctcgccaccaACGGCGAGCATATGATGCAGCTCGCCATGTCCTGCATCGAAAAGCTGGTGGGCAGCTTGCCCAAGTCGGCTGCAACAATTCCTGCCGAGATCGCGCAAGCGCTCCGTGCCGACACCATCGTCAGCGTCATCAAGTCGTCCAACAATCCGCAGACCTTCCAACATGCGCTGCTTCTGTTGTCCAAGATCGCCAGCATTGCTCCCGAGACTGTACTGCACAACGTCATGCCCATCTTCACGTTTGTTGGCTCGACCGTGTTGCAGCGTGATGATGCGTTCAGCTTTTCGGTCGTCGAAAAGGTGCTGCAGAGCATCGTGCCTGCCCTGGTCAACTCGTTCAGGGCTagcgatgctgccaagaagagcaagttTGCACTGCTGTGCGAGGCAAGGGCCTTTGTGCGCATCTTTaccgacgctgctgcgcacGTACCTCGTCACCGAAGACAGACGTTCTTCCGCCTTCTGGTCGATATCCTGGGCGCTGACGACTTTGCGGCTGCTGTGGCCATGTTGCTTGTCGACCGATCAGCTCACAAGATTGTCAAGCAGTCTCGAAGTGACGCTGAGCAGACACTGCAGCTCCCTCTCGCTGTTGTATCGCCTCACAGCGCCATGGTGCAGGTTCGCGTGCTTCACCAGGTCTGGGAAGAGGTCCTGAGGATCTGGGCAAACCGCGATGAGACTGAATCGCTCAGTGAGCTTGTTTTCCTCGACCGGGCTGGACGTCTTGACAAGGAACACGTCGACCACGAATCTGAACCGCTGCGACAAATTCAGGCGCTCATTATGCTGATTCGCCAAGTTCTAGTCTCAAAGGCTTTTGCGGATCAGATGGGTAAAGTCGCATCCAACCAGATCGGtgaagagctcgagaccTTCATTCGACTCGCGCTCGAAACGGTGGCGAGCGTTCGTTCGAGCCAACCGACGATTGCTGGTCTTGCACTTGAGGTGTTGGATGCTGCCATGCCTTTCGCGCCGGTCGACAATGTGTTGGCTGTCGTGTCAGGTCTGGTAGAAGGACAGGATGTGGCGCACAGGACGAGTGGATTCTCCCTGTTCGCTAGTCGCGTTGGCGCTATGTCTCCAACATCTACCGATCGCGCAGCTGTGGCCGCCTACACGCCGACTATCGTGAAAGAAGCCATCGAGGTCATCGCGACTTCTCTCGCCACCCCGCCCGCCGGCGCCGATGCCGAGTCTCTGCGTCAAGCCGCTCTGGATGCTCTCAAGACGGTTTCGTCGTCAGCGCAGACGGCTGAACACGCAACCCTGGCTTCGGCTCTTCCCACCttgatcaagctcggcaagacCAGTGCCGAGTCGGAGCGTGTCCAGCGTGCAGTGCCATGGGCAGCACGCATCAGTGTCTTCTCGATCACACGCCGTCTCGCCACCAAGCTGGGCCCGCGTCTCATCCCTCACATTGCTGCGCTTGTGCCGTTCTGCTTGTCCGTGATCTCGAGGAGTGCTTCGGCTACTGTTGGTTCAGCCGATGCCGTACAGGACGAGTCGGAGAACGAGAAGGggcgcgctgctgcggctggcGTCAATTCGAACAAGGCCGTGCTTCGTACGGGTGCGTTGGATACGTTGACGGGTCTCTTTGGCTCGGTGTCGACGTTCATGAGCTCGTACGTTGCGCAGATCATCCGAATGTCGATCTCTCCCGAGCTGAAGAAGGCCATGTCGAGCGTCAGCGGGTCGTCGACAGCTAGCGAGCGATCGCTGAATCTGCTCGTTTCGACGCTTATACGCAAGACGGTCGCAAACCAACTGTTTGAGGCAACCTTTAAGGTGTGGGACCAAGAGCTTGCTGTGGCGGAAAacgacgatgctgtcgagcgTCTGGTCGGCATTTCCGAATTCCTCGGCCGGGCGCTCCGCCAGAGCGATCGCGAGGCCATCAGCGCCACATACAAGCTCGTCTACCGTTTCCTGCTACGTGCACTCGACCTTGGTCGAATCAACGTTGCGGGCAACGGCAAACTCTCACGCGCATCGATCGCTCGTATCGAAACGAGCCTGGTTTCGCTGCCGTTTATGCGCAtggtgctcaagctcaacgaggCATCGTTCCGACCCTTGTTCATGCGCATGTTTGACTGGGCTGTCCTGGATCTGgtggatggcgacgaggtggatgtgCATTCCGAGGAAACCGACGCCATTGTAGCTCGACAAGTGGTGCTCTTCAAGACGTTCAACGCTCTTTCCGAGACACTGCGCAGTCTGGTGTCGTCGTACTAcgcggtgctgctggatcAGGTGATTGAACTGCTGAGCACGTGGAGCAAGCTTGCGGCACGCGCCACGGTGGCACATCAGAGCATGCAACGCGAGCTGTGGAACGAGGTGATGCGATCGATTCAGCTCTCGGCCAAGCACGATGAAGGCATCTTCTGGAACCCCAGCCGAGTCGCAAAGATCATTGGACCGATCTTGGATCAGATGAACCTGCTCAACGCCAGTTGGAATGACAAGAAGCGGTTCATCGAGGCCGAAGAATTTGTTGGCGCAGTGGCGCCTGTGGTGGTTGGATTGCTCAACAATGTTAACGACCAAgccacgctcaagctgtTCAACTCAAGCTTGCTGCAACGTGCTTCAGCGACGCGCGCGACCAACAGCAGTCTGATTCGATCCACAGCTACGCAGCTCCTGACGCACATGTGGGCCGCACAGAACGACCAGCTGCTAGCGTTGGTACCAGAGACTATCGCCCAACTCTCCGAGTTGCTCGAAGACGACCATCAGCCCATCGTCGCATACGCGAATCAATTCAGGTCCCACATCGAAGCCGCGCTCGGCGAGAGTCTCGAGTCGTACCTCACCTAA